Genomic segment of Coleofasciculus sp. FACHB-1120:
CAAATATCTCCGGATGCACTCCGCATCGCCGCTTGAAAGCACTTGGCGTGAGTTGTTTGAGTTGTTTGTAGGTCATGCGGCTTTCCTCCTTAACCTACTTTTTCCCACCTTCCTTCCATTCACGCAAGAGGTCTAATATTTTCTTCTTCACGCGCGTGTCATATAGGCCTTGCTGACGATGTGGTCTCCATCTTGGATAAATATCGGGTACACCGACCATCCGTCGGTGACATCAAAGCAGCACCCGAAGCATTTGACAATTAGCCCTAGAGGTTTGACAGTCTCTGCACTGCGATCGCCCACTGTCCTAGCCAAGATACCCGCCTGAAAGTGATTGACCGCAGTCCAAATCCACGCCTTGTTACGTTTGTGGCAACATCCGTTTGAAGTTCATCGAGATCACTAATCTCAAGAATTTCCAAGGGACTCTGGGGCATCTGGTAGTGACAAACCTGCCGCTCAAACCCAGCGCAGGATGGTCGTGTGGTGAATGTCTGTGACTCGCGAGGGTTCCTCGCAGTCCCAAGACAAAACAGATACATTTTAAGGCACAGTCGCTTAACATCGTTGGAATACTGCCAGGGTCGGTAATGAGCTAGAAACTGGCGACCACACTGCTTGCATTTGTAGCACTGTGTACCTTGACGATGACCGTTCTTGGCCACCTCGGTTGCATTACACTTTGGACACTTCATTTCCCACCAGGGGACAGACACCTTAATTGTTCCATTTTGCCTCAAAGAGCATTATTCTCTCCACAAGGTCAAAATCATTAACGACCGAAAACTGACAACAAATAAGTAACCAAGCTCAGCAAAACTGAGTTGTGTGCCAAAATCAGGATTGATGCATACTGGGCGACCATGCTGGGAACACAACTGGGAGGGCGCTATAAAGTAGTCAAAGTCCTAGGAGCTGGAGGATTTAGTCAAACTTATATTGCTGAGGACACGCAGCGACCGGGAAACCCTAGGTGTGTCGTCAAGCACCTCAAACCTGCCCGCCAAGATCCGGCTTTTTTGCATATGGCTCGGCGGATGTTCCAAACCGAGGCAAAAACGCTTGAAAAACTGGGACATCACCAGCAAATCCCCCATCTGCTAGCTTACTTTGAAGAAGACCAACAATTTTACCTGGTGCAGGAGTTCATTGAAGGTTCTCCCCTGAGTGAGGAATTGCACCAAGGTACGTGCTTGGGCGAATCTGAAGTTATTCAGTTTTTGCAGGATGTACTGGGCATCCTAGAGTTTGTTCATGGTTATCAAGTCATCCACCGCGACATCAAGCCGAGCAATTTGATCCGGCGGCGACCGGACGGCAAATTAGTCTTAATTGACTTTGGCGCGGTCAAGGAAATCCGCACCCAGTTGACGAGTGGAACCGATCAGACCAACATTACAGTGGGAATTGGCACTCAGGGTTATGTGCCCAGCGAACAATTAGCCGGTAAGCCAAAATACAGTAGCGATATCTATGCCTTGGGGATCACTGCGATCCAACTGTTGACAGGGTTTAGACCCAACCATCTACCAGAAGATCCTGAAACCTCTGAGATTATTTGGCGGGATAAAGCCGAGGTCAGCGATCGCCTAGCAGCGATTTTAGAAAAGATGGTACGATACCACTTCCGCGATCGCTACCAGTCCGCGACAGAAGTCAGCCAAGCGATCGCTTCATTGACTGAGGTATCCTTTTCGGAAACTACGCCCGTTCCAGAAGAATTTTCTCCAGAAAATCTCGCTGACAAAAGCGGGGAAAAAATTAGCGATCGCGCGGGTGTCCTTGAGAAAAAAGCGTCGCCGATCCGTTTAGCGATCGCAAGTATCCTCGCGACTGGCTTGCTGCTGGGGGTGAGGCAACTGGGAGGCTTGCAGTCCTTGGAATTGGCAACCTTCGATCAGATGGTGCGGTTACGGTTTGCGACGCGGGTATTGGGAGACTTAGATCGTTCATCCCCGATGGAAGGGCCAGATCCTCGCCTCCTGGTCGTCGAAATCACCGAAGCAGATATCAAAGCTCAAAACAGATATCCGCTATCCGATCGGACTCTGCATCAGCTATTAGTGCAACTAGAACGGCATCAACCGCGAGTCATCGGTTTGGATATCTACCGCGATATCCCGATCGAACCCGGTCATGCAGAATTAGCCAAGCAATTGCAAAAGAGCGATCGCATCATTCCCGTCTGCAAAATCAGCGATCTCGATAATCCTGGAGTGGCACCGCCCAAAACTGTCCCAGAAGACCGCCTTGGCTTCGACGATCTGGTGATCGACCCCGATAATGCCGTTCGCCGCAGTCTTTTGTTTGCAACTTCCGATGTTGGTGCTTGTAAGACTCCCTACTCCCTAGGTGCGCGTCTGGCGCTGCGCTACCTGGAACAACTGGGAATCGAGGCACAACCGCACCCGAAAAACTATCTCCAACTCAATTCAATTGTATTCAAACCCCTAGAACCAAATTTTGGAGGATACCAGCAGGCAGATTCAGGCGGCTACCAGATCCTGCTTGATTATCGCTCTGCTCACAATATTGCCCAGCAGGTAACACTCACTGAAGTTTTAAAAGGTCAGATCAACCCAGATTGGGTTAGAGATCGCATTGTTCTGATCGGTGTCACCACACCCACGGTTGATAACGCCTTTTACACCCCCTACGGAGGTGGGCGTAAGATGTTTGGGGTAAAAGTGCAAGCACAAACCATCAGCCAAATCCTCAGTGTCGTTCTAGACAAGCGACCTTTGTTTTGGTCTTGGTCGGAATGGGTTGAGCTGTTATGGATTGTGGGATGGGCAGCCGTTGGGGGCATTTTAACTTGGCGAATCCGTCATCCCCTGCGATTGATTGCGGTTGGAACTGCAACGCTAGGCGTCTTGTTTGTGACTGGCTTCTATTTCTTTATGCAGGCAGGTTGGGTACCTGTAGCAGCACCAGCGCTGGGTTTGCTGGTTAGCGGCGGCTCCGCAGTCGTCTGTCGGCTGGCTCCAAAAAGAAGAAAACAACGACAAAACAACCCGCCCCAAAAGACGCCCCAAGAGATGGTTTCAGCACCGATAGATCACTGCCCACCAGAGGAGCGAATCCCAGCAGATACGCTATCCCCGCAGGAGGTCACTTTCCACTCAGGTTCTACACAAACAACGATGGGTGGCAGCTTAGAACCCAATCAGCGCCACTCTTTCTCGCTTGCCGCCACTGAGGGGCAGCTATTGACGGTGGCAGCGGTAGAAGGCAACGTCAATATCACTGTGATCGATCCGGAAGGGCAAACTGTCGGGACGATTACCGATGGGGCACATTGGCAAGGATTGCTGCCTTCTGATGGCAATTACAAAATTGAAGTGTACTCGCCTGATGCATCTGTTTATACAGTTAGTTTTGATGTGGGAGAGGATACAACAGAAAGTTTAAACCCCACAATTTTGACAAATTCTCACCTGAACAAATAGTTCGGCACAGCTGACGATAGATCGCCACAAAATTCAATAAGGTTGTTTTGCTGCTAATTGTTTATTGCTAATTAATGAATTGAACAATTACAGATATAGCAGTTTTATTTAAGTTTGGCGCAAGTATTCGCCTTATATTCGCATTAGTGTAGAGACAAGGATTATCGCGTCTCTATAGGGGTTCACAAATCGTTTAGAATTGCTATAGATAACGCAAGAATTTTATAGGTATAGCGGTTCTGATGTAGGGACATGGCAATGCCATGTCCCTATAAATATTGCACCCAATTGAGGACTATGAAGTGGACGCTCTAATAATTATTAGGAGGGACAAAGCCCCCGTAAAAAGGGGTAAAAGACGGAGTGGTTGCAGACATCTTGCCGCATTTACAAAGCCATTTTACAAGGTGACTACTGCTTTGCGATCGCGCTCCTTCACCTCGCATTGCTGAATTATGTTCCGATAGCTGTTGTCACGTATACAAAGAAAATTCATAAAACCTAAACTGCCTTCTCTGCCAAGTATAAACAAGCAAGTTAGTTTATCTTGGGGAAAGAAGAGTTCAAGATAGGCACCTCAAACTACATTTTTCCCTTGACGAACCCACACGGAATTGTCATCTTTAATGAAGAAAAATACCTATTCTAAAGAGAGAGGATAAATCATGGAATGAGTATTGTACCGACTCAACTTGCTCAATCTCAAGCAGATGCTTCTGATGATTATTGGCAGCAATGCCAACTCAAGGCTCAGTTATCCATTAGTTTCAGTTTCGAGTTTTCGCCGAATGCACTTGAGGGGTTGCAGCAAAGGATAAAACTGCGAAGCTTGTCTGACCGTATCTTTATGAATTGGAAATAACTCCGGATTATAGCCAAAGATCGTTATATGTGGAAGCTTTTAAAAGAAATATTCTCATCAGAACAATTCATCCCTCACGGTCACTGCTACCTTTGGCAAACGAAACTGGTATGGCTTCACCTGGTTTCTGACTTATTGATTGCGATCGCCTATTTCTCGATTCCGGCGATGCTCATCTACTTCATCCACAAGCGGAAAGATATTCCCTTTCAAGGGATATTTGCCTTATTTGGAGCCTTTATTATTCTCTGCGGTACCGGGCACCTGATGGAAATCTGGACGCTTTGGCATCCGGTTTACTGGCTGACAGGAATTGAGCAAGCGATGACTGCCTTGGTTTCTTGCTACACGGCTCTACAAATGGTAACGCTGTTGCCGCAATTCTTGGCTTTGAAAACGCCAGAACAACTAGAGACTCTCAACCGGGAACTTCAGAGCGAGATTGCAATCCGGGTGCAGGCAGAAGAAGCATTACGCCGCGTCAACGATGAGTTAGAAAATCGGGTCAGCGATCGCACTGCCGAATTATCAAAAACCCTGCATACCCTCCAATCTGAAATTGCCGAACACAAACGGACACAGCAGGAGTTACTCCAGAGTCAGCATTTCATTGAGCGGATTGCCGAAGCCAGCCCCAATGTTTTGTTTCTCTACGATCTGATCGAGCAACGCAATGTCTATATCAATCGTGAAATCGCCGCAACTTTAGGATATACGCCCGAAGAAATTCAAGAACCGGGGTTAGATTTCCAAAACCTGATGCATCCTGACGATTTTGCCAGACTGCCGGAATATTTCCAACAATTCGAGGATGCCTCTGACAGTGAAATCTTTGAGAACGAGTACCGGATGAGGCATCGAAACGGAGAATGGCGGACTCTGCTGAACCGGGATACTCTGTTTGCCAGAACCTCTGACGGCAAGGTGAAACAGATTCTTGGCACGACGAGCGATATCACTGAAAGAAAGCAAGCAGAAGTTGAAATTCGTCTGTTGCTGGAAGCCACCCAAGCCATCAATCGCTCTGTTGACGTAGATACTGCTTTAGCAATTATTCTGCGATTAATTTGTACGACAATCGGCTGGGATGTTGGAGAAACTTGGGTTCCAACTGAGGATGGTACGGTTTTAAAAAATAGTCCGGGTTGGTATGGGTGCGATAGCGAAGCGGTAGTCGCCTTGGGACATCGCTCGGTTGAAGAATTCCGATGTCATAGCGAAACAGTCACCTTTACCGCCAACGTTGGGCTGCCAGGGCGCGTTTGGTCATCTCAGAAACCAGAATGGGTAGAAGATGTTTCCGCAACCACACAGGAAACCTTTGCGCGATCGCAAATCGCCGCAAAAGTTGGATTAAAAACAGGTTTGGGCGTGCCAATCCTTGCCAATCAGCGAGTGTTGGCAGTTTTAGTTTTCTTTAAGCGGAGCAAAAGTGCAGAAGATCGGCATTTGTTTGAGCTAGTGAATGCGGTTGCGGCTCAATTGGGTTGGCTGATTGAACGCAAACTTGCCGAAGCCGCTCTCAGAAGCAGCGAAGAACGGCTGCAAATGGCGTTAGATGGGAGCGCCTTAGGGAT
This window contains:
- a CDS encoding CHASE2 domain-containing protein; this translates as MLGTQLGGRYKVVKVLGAGGFSQTYIAEDTQRPGNPRCVVKHLKPARQDPAFLHMARRMFQTEAKTLEKLGHHQQIPHLLAYFEEDQQFYLVQEFIEGSPLSEELHQGTCLGESEVIQFLQDVLGILEFVHGYQVIHRDIKPSNLIRRRPDGKLVLIDFGAVKEIRTQLTSGTDQTNITVGIGTQGYVPSEQLAGKPKYSSDIYALGITAIQLLTGFRPNHLPEDPETSEIIWRDKAEVSDRLAAILEKMVRYHFRDRYQSATEVSQAIASLTEVSFSETTPVPEEFSPENLADKSGEKISDRAGVLEKKASPIRLAIASILATGLLLGVRQLGGLQSLELATFDQMVRLRFATRVLGDLDRSSPMEGPDPRLLVVEITEADIKAQNRYPLSDRTLHQLLVQLERHQPRVIGLDIYRDIPIEPGHAELAKQLQKSDRIIPVCKISDLDNPGVAPPKTVPEDRLGFDDLVIDPDNAVRRSLLFATSDVGACKTPYSLGARLALRYLEQLGIEAQPHPKNYLQLNSIVFKPLEPNFGGYQQADSGGYQILLDYRSAHNIAQQVTLTEVLKGQINPDWVRDRIVLIGVTTPTVDNAFYTPYGGGRKMFGVKVQAQTISQILSVVLDKRPLFWSWSEWVELLWIVGWAAVGGILTWRIRHPLRLIAVGTATLGVLFVTGFYFFMQAGWVPVAAPALGLLVSGGSAVVCRLAPKRRKQRQNNPPQKTPQEMVSAPIDHCPPEERIPADTLSPQEVTFHSGSTQTTMGGSLEPNQRHSFSLAATEGQLLTVAAVEGNVNITVIDPEGQTVGTITDGAHWQGLLPSDGNYKIEVYSPDASVYTVSFDVGEDTTESLNPTILTNSHLNK